CATTTGAGTTGACAAAAATCGTAGCAATGCATCTCAATTCAATTGATTGTAAAATGAAGTGATACCTATTTCTATGTGCTTTTATGAAACACATGATTGTTAGAGATCAGATTCATTGTTTAATCTCCTTCACACCATAACTCTTGAAAAGGTTGCTTTAGCCATATAAGTGCTCATGTAGCTATAGCCATTGCTCAAGACATAAAGAAAATATGTTTTTACATCCCTACTGATCTCCTAAATCATAAGATACAGGGATCCTAGATCATTTCCATATATACAATGTATCGATCCTTGTCATATTCATAGATTCTTTACACTACCCCTCAATTGAGCAAACATGCCATTTACTCCTAGCTTGccacaaaataaaattaatcatGCAGCATGAGAGTGGTTCATACGAATGCTTGCTAGCTAATTATTTGAGTTGACAAAACTCGTTGTAATTCTTTGTCGTTCTGAAGCGTCAACAACAAAGTGCTGGCACATGCGATGTACATACGCGTCTTCCCGGAAACTGAACTTCGTTTGTTGAGGTAACTAGCGGCTGTACTTCCTACCTGAGCAGGAGGTGATGTTTGGATATGGGCTAGAAGTGGAAAATGGGTTGCATCTACCCTTCTTTGCAAACCTTTCTGACTCTGCTTTGAATCGGGGTGCATCTACCCTTCTTTGCAAACCTTTCCTACTCTGATTTGAATTTCTTAAAGTTGGAAAAAGGGTTTGAAGAACGGACTGACGGTGACACCTTGACTTTGAATATAAAAGTGAGATGAGAAGAAAAGATTTGAGAATGAATTGTTTGATTGTTCACTAAACCATTGGGATTTAATTAGTATTTACACGTAATCTAGAAAGGAAAAATGCCAAATTACATACCCTAGAAATCCTTATAATTATAGGGATTTAAGATACTTTAACATTTACAAGGTGTGGATCCTTGCTACTTTAACCAATTCAAGACTGTACCTTTTTAtggtttatttcatgaattttctCAAGGAATTTCTGGGATTTAAGTGCCATTGACTGTATTTACCTTATCAAGTAAAAAAGTGCCACTGACAGCTGGGACTGAATTCTCAATCTAGTTAGTGCTGAGACGGGATCATTTTTATGGAAAACTTTGTTTTTGTTGGAAAGCAAAGAAAGCTAATTGGTTTGTCATACTTCGAAGATTTTAACTGAAATTGTCCTGAGTTTAAGGTTGATCGAGTGCTCACTGGTTCATTGTGTTATTACATCTACAATATACCATTATGGATGTGAATCTTGGATCCTAGTGACTTAGAGTGAAAGTTAAATCTGTAACAGGAGCTTTCTTTCATCAGTTTTTAGCAATCCACAGATGAATTAGTATGTCATTAGGTTTGGATCTTGTGGTGAATGAGAGTTCTTTTGTCATTGAATCCATTTACCTGGCATTGGTATTTGTATAAAGATTTGCCTTTAGAAAATTTTTTCTTGTGATTGACCTCTTTGCTCTAGTCTACATTAAAAATTAGCTTTGTGTTTCTAGATTGCTGCATGAAGTCATGAACAAACTTCTATTTGATTGGAAATATGCAGGGCTGGCTATTTTATTCTGACTCCAAATACTGGAAGCCACCACAGATGGAGGTACAGTTCTGTAAAGAAAGTAATCTTATTTCCTTATATGAATGACATGGTCAGACCGCTATATCATTTTGAACTTTCAGTTAGTATAGCCATTTATTGCTTCATAATTTGTTATGAGTTGTTTTACACTATTTTTAGAATGTTAGAACTGTCAAATTCTTAAGTTATTTTTTGATCGGTAAATTGTTAAGTTATATAATGTCTCGCGTTTCATATGTATTGAATTGGACACTTATTAATAAGTTTGTCTTGTATTCAGATTATCCAGTCATCAATACATCATTTCTCTTCTCTTATTTTCTCATATGGTATCAGTATCTATGGGTTTGGTTGAGACCCAAGTAACTTCTGGTCTTGGGCTTACTGGGTAGTAATCTTTTGTCGTCTGCACGGgcaaagtctttctttcttttcataatTTTTTAATACTCTTTTCATAGTTTACCTATTCTTATTTGTTTCTGGCGATTGTTCCTTATTTGTTTCTGGCGATTGTTCCGGAGGCACTACTCCTTATTTCTGGTGATCACTCCCTATTTGGGGGGATCATTTTGGGGGCATCACACCTATTTTCTGTGACTGCTTTAGTGGCATTGTGCCTCTTCTATGGTAATTGTTTTGCGGTTTTCCGATGGTTGTTTCAGCGTCACTGCACCACTTTCCGGTGATCATGAGTATTTTATGTGACCATTCTGGTGGCACCACACCTCTTTGAGTCTTTTCTTTGGTTGCCAATTGAGGTCACACTGCTTTTTGCGCGTACTACTCTGGTCACTTTCCTATGTACTTTTCCTTCGTGTTTCAGCGATCAAAACTTCTCCATCAAGATTCCTTCGACCATAACTTTTATGGCGACTTTCTTGCAAAATTTTCTGATAGTTGTCCTGGCATACTATTATTTGATTATTTTACTTTTCTATGTTAACAAATAAGTAGACTCACGTTGATCTTCCCACATTTCAGTTTGAAGGTGCTTGTTAGAGTTTAAATGTTAGTGTTAAAATGTTAAATTAAGTTTTTAAGTTGCATATTGTCCCACATAGGACAGTGTTTTGACACGTATATAAGTGTCTTGTTTTCGCCATGCTATGAAGTTATCAATATGTTTCTTCTCTTATTTTTTCACAACTTACAACTCAGAAAGGGTTACTAAATGTATCATGCTATTTCACTGTCCAAATTCCCTTTTTTTGCTTCTGATTCTGCCActgcttatatacatatatccactTAAGCGCTAAGGGAGATTAACCAGgagaaaattagaaaaataatCTCTGATTTGAAGTACATGTGAGTATGTGGTTCTTACATTTCTTTATCTCTACTTTTTAGTTATGTGATAGTGTCATTTATGAAAGAAAAGTAATTTGATAGTATCATGCTCTTGATGTCGGTAATTACAAAAATAGACTTTTTGAATACAGTGTACTTGGATTGTACTAAATGACACTTCCTGAACATCTAAAGGGATTGACAGTTTTTTTTTGTCATATACGTGGTGACTACTTACCTCTTTCACATTACCTATGTGCTGGAGGGGAGAAAGCATAGTCCTAGGCAAACATTAGCAAACATTCCCTTGTTATAGAAACTATTACAATtgtaatatatatgttgtaaaaGATTTTAAGCATCCACAAATAAATCCCACGCCACTTGCTCTGGTTAATGGAAAAGGAATGAGAAGACTTAGCTATCTAACCTAGCTTGCATTTTGCGACCGGAAGGCACTGATTTTTCTGAAGCCAAAATACTCAGTTTAGAGGGCAATATGATCTCCTTATTCCTTCCATATTTGTAAAGTCAATCTTTTAGCAacaaaaaggacaaaaaaaaacaTCGTACACCTGACAAGAGCATATTTCTCCATCAGAGTTTTATATTTCGCACAGACTGTTGTTCTTACTTAATTTTAACTTTTTTGCTTCCAAATAGGCACTTTTACATTCTGTTCCACGTGGGAAGATGATAGTTCTTGATCTATTTGCTGATGTCAAACCAGTATGGAAATCATCTTCTCAATTCTATGGCACTCCTTATATCTGGTAATCAGAGGGCTCTATGTAGAAACAACTGTGTATAATTTGGTTTCTGAATATGTTATTTCACCTATTATGAAGCTTGAATATGAACCAATTCTTTTTCCAATGTTACCGTAACAAAACATAGGTGTATGCTGCACAACTTTGGAGGCAACATCGAAATGTATGGAGTGTTAGATGCAGTGGCTTCTGGTCCTATTGACGCCCGCACAAGTGAGAACTCAACAATGGTAAAATCTCTATCAttttatgaaaattattttatTCTTTGTTTTCTTCCTAAAGTTATTATTCAGAATTTCAAACTTTTTATGACTCTATCCTCTTGCACAGTTGCACTACTATGATGTAATTGAGTTTTTAATTTGTTTCCTTGAATTTTTCCAATGTCCATTACTATTTACTTTGCTTGCTGGATTCTCTTTGGCAGGTTGGTGTTGGAATGTGCATGGAAGGAATAGAACACAATCCAGTTGTCTATGAGCTGATGCCCGAAATGGCATTTAGAGGGGCTAATTTTCAACTTCAGGTAACAACCTTGTGTCAATTAGAAATCATGGTAATTATCACCACAGAATTTTTTTGCTCATTTCACTGTAAGGGCCTTTTCAATTCAATCCCCCTTCCTATCTTGAACTATATGGTTCCTAGCTCGTTATACAACGAATTTGTTGCATAAGGCTATACTTTTGACTTTAGTATACAAAACTGTAAAACCTATAGAAGTGAATCAACTTTCAGCCAAGAATTCTTAGATGTTTGTTCTTTGCTGTATTCTTTTGCAATTTCTCTGATCTTTTGAAATTTTACTATAAAATAGCTCGAACCTTGTAAAAATATGTTGATTTGGATCAAAGGTGATTTTTGATCTTAAACTATTTGCTATAGACAAAAGCAGTATTGGTGCCTTGTGGATGACGTTTGAACTGATTGGCCTCTATTGTGTTCATATCGATCTTTATCAAAAAGCTCATGTTTGTGCACTTCTTTTTCCTATACGAATGCAGGAAGGGGAATTACTGAGCTTAATTATCTTTGATGATTTCTTCCGACCTTTAGACATATTTTATCGAATCTCTCTCTATATAAAGCTGATAACATTGCATGTTGAGGAGTGTGATATGATTCAGTAGTTGTTTACTGTTTTACTGAAATATGATTTATGCTACTGCAATTTCCTtgatacttgtttttttttttttttttgaaacaggtaACATTTTCCTTGATACTTGTTTTACTCAATATTAATCAATCTAAGATTGGGCTAGCTCTATAAGTAACCAAAGCTTCCTAATGTTTTTTTTAATCTGATGAGGGTGCAGTTTTATGATTGATTCTTGAATACACTCTCAACATACCATTTAATATATTATTATGCTGTCTAAATGGGGAAATTGGAGGCATATAGATCATTAGAATTATGTCTGTGCTTATGATATTGTTTGTTATCATTGGTGTCAACTTCAAACAGATGCCTGAGTTGTGCTGAATAGTGTGTATTAAAGCGTGTTGCCatttcttatctcaattttttccAATATGGTAAACCCTACCCTGAATTTTAATGTGTCACCATTTCGTTTCTCGAATTTTGCCCAATACAGTAAATCCTACCCCCCAAACCCCCTACCCAGGAGTCAATAGTGGCCCTTTCACTTTGTTCCCTTGGTGACTTAACTCCAATACTCTCTTGGGTGGGAGTGGAGTGCTCTTTCCAAAGGAGCTACCTACTTGTCTTCTTTTCTCCCTGATAAAATAAAGAGAGATTTATACTAGTAGTGAAAAGCAAAGAAGGTACAGTGTCTGAACAAAACTTCTCAAGAACGCCTGCTGCGGTGGATTTGTATTTGAAACTCGTATTCACTGGCCTCACCTGTGTTTAAATCTCCTAAACCCAAAATTTATTATTAATGCCGATCCTCACATCAAATTTTATTTGTTTCTGCATAGGGATGGTTGAAATCCTATTCTCGTAGACGTTATGGTAAAGTGAATGATCAAATTGACGCTGCTTGGGAGATCCTTTATCACACAATCTACAACTGCACTGATGGAATAGCTGTAAGTTTTTCATTATTGTCTGTGCTCAAACATTTCTACATCTTGTGATACTAAGGAGAATGGATTGATAATCATTTCTTGTATATCTGGACATATAATATTCTGGAGCTTCCGATGTATTGTATCATATATGCTAGATTAGTGCTGTTATGAAGTCATCAGTCTTAACTAGTATGTGTGTTTAGGTTGAACTGACAACTAGGCAATATATTTCTAGCTACAATTATGATGCAATTAGCTGCTCATTGTGTCTCAGCATCTTATTACTGAAAACTATATGAATATCCAGAACTAATATCTGTCTTCAACTGAAAATGCATATCTTGTACATTGGAAATCCTTCACAAATTTCGCTTGCTTATCGAAGCATGTTCAGTTATTGTAATCTATTCAGGAGAAACGAGGAGAGAAATCCTGTATTAAAGCCATGATCTAAAAGTTCTTCGAAGCACTAAGTATTACATCCCAGTTTTCATGATCAGTCACTACctataaaaaaaaactaattttcaTGATTTGTCACTGGCATTTGTTTCTTTCCTGACCCTGGCCTCTTCCCTTGTGCAATTTGTAGTTTCACAACACAGACTACATTGTGAAATTCCCTGACTGGGACCCCTCAGGGAAGACGGGAACTGATATCTCGGGGACTGATATTTCCAGTCAGAATGGGATGCAAAAACTTGCAGGGTTCCAGTGGAACAGACGGTTCCTTTTCTCTGAAAAAGGCTCCAGCCTCCCAAAGCCTCACCTATGGTATTCTACAGAGGATGTCATCAAGGCATTAAAGCTATTCCTTGCTGCAGGAAAAGAACTTTCTGGAAGCCTCACGTATAGGTAAAGGTCGATTCTGACTTTCAGAAGTGATGAAAAATGACCTTTAATTCCTTTTCTTGCAGGTACATATAAATTCATTCTAACTCTTAAGAAGAGGGGTCAAAAACTAAAATTTCTTAGAAAATCTATGCATCTGTATGAATAAAGTTGATCCAAATTTGTCAATTTGGAACCCTAAAAAATTGCATTAATGCTTTGTTATGCATAAGAAGACTACTATTGGACGAAGTATAATCCAGATTAGTAGTCATGTTATATTGTGTAGAAAAAAGAGAAAAGTGACTTACCAAAATATGTAGTTCTTTTGTCCCCCCAATCGACATCAGGATACTGCCAAATATAGTAATATCAAATGAACAAAATTAAAACCACTTATGTAATTAGCAACTTCAAAAGTTTCGGAGCACCCTAAAAAAGCCAAGTGTTGTATAATGGTGACATGGTTGCTCCAGGGAAACTGTAATTCTGAGTAGCTACTTCTGAGCAAGAAGCCGCTTAGCCGCTACTCATATAAGTGGCTTCTATGAAAAGTCATGGTGAAGCAGCTTATTAGATGTCCCTTATCTTGTACAGAATCCATGATGCATGCGGGATATTGATTTCATGGGTTCAACTGATGGCTTCAACAGAGCTTTCACAGGCAAGCCGCCTGATATTCTGCATCTGCAGGCTTTGCCCTTTGCCAATATGAGCTTCACCTCTCCCATTGCCCTTCCCCGATGCACTTAAGATTAACCAATATTTCGAACAACGAGTCtatgtgatttttaaaagaaaGCGTCTGAGCTGTTTAGTGGCTTTCTGTTAACAGTTACCTCGTTATTTTAgcagcttcttttttttttttttttttttatggtagAATTTTCAAATCGAACCTGCTATTTGGATAATGTCTTCGTTGTTTTTTCCATTCCCTtcaaaaatcaaaaatattttcaGCTAAAAGCCAGCTATTGGCGAAGCCACTTTTTTGAGGAGCTGCTTTTCCAAATGATCCTGTATGTTAGTAATTGTTTTTGGTAGAGGTATTCTGTAATAATTTCAAAAGCAGTAATGTTTTAAGGAAACAAAATTCAAATTGCTTATAAAGACAACTTTATCTCTACTTCTGAATCCATTTTCCTTAAAGTATAATGAAGCCCTAATTTTTACCTTAATAGTTGTGACTAAGCTTGTGAGCTCTCAATTGGGAGGAAGAGAGTGCAACCAACGGTGTTTCCTAGTGGTCAATGAGTGAGTTGAGAGACCTATGAGGTCTGAGGTTTAAATCCTAACGAAGGCAAAAAAAGAAACACTTAGCGATTTCTTCCAATCTGCCCAAGCCTTGATGGACAGAATTACCTGTActtgtgctggtgggaggtaacAGGTACTCGTGGGAGGTAACAGGTACTCTGTGGAATTAATTGAGGTGCACGCAAGCCGGCTCGAACGCTACAGTTATGAAAATACTGGGAAAAAGGGAGTATAATATCTTAATAAGAAATTATTGGTGATGTACTGTTTCCGTTAACCTTATAATACTCTTGAAGAAACGTAAACGGAAAGTCTAGGATGTTTATATATGCTATTTCAGATAGTGGGTAGTATAAGACTATAAGTCAAGTTCAAAATTCCAgaacttttttttcttctattttgatAACGATTCCAGAACCTTTTTTCAAAATCATTTGATGTATTCGTGGGCTTCGCATTGTCTTTCATGCACATGGCATGCACCTTCTGATTAATACGAGCTGCTCGCTATGTTTCATTTTTCATGAAGGATATTGAGTCCCACATCGGCAGTGGGAAGGGAAATTGGACTCCTTATATCACCTCATGAATTagtttttggggttgagttaggcccaaagTCCGTTTCTTTATCAAAGGTGTTTGTTGGAATGGAGTTTAAGTAAGAGAGACTTTTAACATATAACATAAATACAAGATAACAAAAGTACCGTGTTAGTATCTTGCAGTCTTCAATATGCCATGTTATAATTCCTATGAGAGCATGTTATTAATACAAAACGAAAATGTTAAGAATAATGAACTTCCAAATACAGAATGGTGTTGAACTTGTTGGAGCTAACAAAAAGAGTATCATATAAAATGCAATAGAGAGAGTAGTTATTATAAAAAAAACTCAAAATCCTGAATCCtgtaattaaaaagaaaattagaaaattttcattattttaaATAAGAAAATTCAAAATCCTGTAACTAAAAAGAAAGGCATTGGGAGGACACTCAATAGAAATTAAATGACAACATGTAAAATCTTGAACTCTGAAATTCTAGCCATTTTGAATTTCATTGGAGGAGCTGAATATGTATTATTTTTCTCATGTGCACAATGAAAATGATCATAAATATGAGAACTGCCTCTAATTGTGTATTTGCTTTCAACAGATACGATTTGGTGGATTTAACCAGACAATCACTTTCCAAGCTTGCAAACCAGGTTTACTTGGATGCAATATCTGCTTTCCGCCATGAGGATGCTAAAGCATTGAGTCTGCATAGTCAGAAATTCCTTCAACTTATCAAGGACATTGACATACTTCTAGCAACTGATGATAATTTTCTACTTGGAACGTGGCTGGAGAGTGCCAAAATCTTGGCTATGAATTCTGATGAAATGAAGCAGGTGAGAACAGCTAAATGAAGATATCTCATATCTTCTGCCAATTTGAGTAACTTGATTTAACAGGAAAAGGAAAATGAGAGTGAAATTTCTCAAGTTATATTAAATTTAGTAGTGATTAAAATGTACCTTGCCTTGTAGAATGATAGAAAAACAGAAGAATCAACGAAGTGAAAGTAATAATTCTATTGGCTTTTGCTCCATTTGCTGGCCATAGACTTtgtgggtgtgtttggtacgaaggaaaatgtAGACTTtgtgggtgtgtttggtacgaaggaaaatgttttttcgGAAAACaagtgggtttcttacttattttctagtgtttggtaagtaagcaaaaaGATATTGTCCGAAAAGCATTTATATGTAATTTAGCAAAACACCATGTGGGTGTGATGGGGTGAGGAGTGGGGGTTCGAGGGTGGCGGGGGGTGGGATGGTCAAGCGGTGGTGATTGAGGGTGTTGGGTGGGTGGagaggagacaatgaacttggaatgtcacttattgaacttgttttccctacttcaattaggaagtcattttcctcatttttaaggaacttgttttctagAGAAAAATGTTTGCCAAatcattttgaccaaccaaacatgggaaaatctccataccaaacacaccctgtATGTGATCTAGTTTTCCTAATTTGGGACTTCTATGGTGAAGCCCAGACAATGACTCTTGACATTAAATTTTCCCCTCATTGACTAACATCACACTCTTTTATCAGAATCCTACGAGTTGCCTCCTTCAATTGGACCAACCCCATCACCCAACCCATGGAAAAGCTTGCTCAGAAAAACACCCTTCCATAACCACTAGAGGCCCCACTTTTCAGGGATGCATTTTCCAGCTTACGGAAATGGCATGGATGTAGGAAATTTGCAACATAAGGACATCCTTCTTCCAGTAaaagaaatcattttttttttttaactgaccTCAAGCTTCAAACAAAATTTCCATATTTGATGAGGTTCTGTCTACTGAATCATTGACATTAATAACGTAACGGGTTCGTCATGACTCATGTCTACTAATCCTTCGGTTATTTTCTTTTTAGTATGAGTGGAATGCAAGGACACAAATAACTATGTGGTATGACAACACAAAGTACAATCAAAGTCACCTTCATGATTATGGTAAGCTCTATTTCTATCAGATAATTCGGCTTCTTTATTTTCACTTTATATCATAAATATTGTTAAGGATTTTGATATTTTACTTGTCTTCACTTAGCAAACAAGTTTTGGAGTGGCTTATTAGGAGCATATTATCTGCCACGAGCATCGATGTATTTCAAGCTCCTGTCTAAAAGCTTGGAAGAAAAAGTGGACTTCAACTTGTTGGAATGGAGAAAAGAGTGGATTGCATATTCAAATAAGTGGCAAGAAAGTACAGAACTTTACCCTGTGAAGGCTCAAGGAGTCGCCCTTGCTTTTGCTACTGCTCTATTTGAGAAATATTTCAGTTGAGACAAGATTATTCATTTCCACAATCG
The sequence above is a segment of the Lycium barbarum isolate Lr01 chromosome 6, ASM1917538v2, whole genome shotgun sequence genome. Coding sequences within it:
- the LOC132644753 gene encoding alpha-N-acetylglucosaminidase isoform X2 produces the protein MKSLFLLAILSLFLCKAYSAEVGSDAIESVLRGLDNKRVSSVVQESAAKGVLQRLLPAHLHSFEFKIISKDLCGGRSCFRITNYKSSSRNSPEILIQGTTAVEITSGLHWYLKYMCGAHISWEKTGGVQLASVPMPGSLPLVEAKGVTIQRPVPWNYYQNVVTSSYSYVWWDWQRWEKEIDWMALQGINLPLAFTGQEALWQKVFLMGWAFISKLVKYSVSIAEADIISDARVRHDPRNTVSGDRRWCCTFLLAPSDPLFIEIGEAFIRKQIEEYGDITNIYNCDTFNENTPPTDDPTYISSLGSAVYKAMSKANNNAVWLMQGWLFYSDSKYWKPPQMEALLHSVPRGKMIVLDLFADVKPVWKSSSQFYGTPYIWCMLHNFGGNIEMYGVLDAVASGPIDARTSENSTMVGVGMCMEGIEHNPVVYELMPEMAFRGANFQLQGWLKSYSRRRYGKVNDQIDAAWEILYHTIYNCTDGIAFHNTDYIVKFPDWDPSGKTGTDISGTDISSQNGMQKLAGFQWNRRFLFSEKGSSLPKPHLWYSTEDVIKALKLFLAAGKELSGSLTYRYDLVDLTRQSLSKLANQVYLDAISAFRHEDAKALSLHSQKFLQLIKDIDILLATDDNFLLGTWLESAKILAMNSDEMKQYEWNARTQITMWYDNTKYNQSHLHDYANKFWSGLLGAYYLPRASMYFKLLSKSLEEKVDFNLLEWRKEWIAYSNKWQESTELYPVKAQGVALAFATALFEKYFS
- the LOC132644753 gene encoding alpha-N-acetylglucosaminidase isoform X1; amino-acid sequence: MKSLFLLAILSLFLCKAYSAEVGSDAIESVLRGLDNKRVSSVVQESAAKGVLQRLLPAHLHSFEFKIISKDLCGGRSCFRITNYKSSSRNSPEILIQGTTAVEITSGLHWYLKYMCGAHISWEKTGGVQLASVPMPGSLPLVEAKGVTIQRPVPWNYYQNVVTSSYSYVWWDWQRWEKEIDWMALQGINLPLAFTGQEALWQKVFLDYNITTQDLNYFFGGPAFLAWARMGNLHAWGGPLSQNWLNIQLALQKQILSRMQELGMTPVLPSFSGNVPAALKKIFPSANITRLGDWNTVSGDRRWCCTFLLAPSDPLFIEIGEAFIRKQIEEYGDITNIYNCDTFNENTPPTDDPTYISSLGSAVYKAMSKANNNAVWLMQGWLFYSDSKYWKPPQMEALLHSVPRGKMIVLDLFADVKPVWKSSSQFYGTPYIWCMLHNFGGNIEMYGVLDAVASGPIDARTSENSTMVGVGMCMEGIEHNPVVYELMPEMAFRGANFQLQGWLKSYSRRRYGKVNDQIDAAWEILYHTIYNCTDGIAFHNTDYIVKFPDWDPSGKTGTDISGTDISSQNGMQKLAGFQWNRRFLFSEKGSSLPKPHLWYSTEDVIKALKLFLAAGKELSGSLTYRYDLVDLTRQSLSKLANQVYLDAISAFRHEDAKALSLHSQKFLQLIKDIDILLATDDNFLLGTWLESAKILAMNSDEMKQYEWNARTQITMWYDNTKYNQSHLHDYANKFWSGLLGAYYLPRASMYFKLLSKSLEEKVDFNLLEWRKEWIAYSNKWQESTELYPVKAQGVALAFATALFEKYFS
- the LOC132644753 gene encoding alpha-N-acetylglucosaminidase isoform X3 — its product is MCGAHISWEKTGGVQLASVPMPGSLPLVEAKGVTIQRPVPWNYYQNVVTSSYSYVWWDWQRWEKEIDWMALQGINLPLAFTGQEALWQKVFLDYNITTQDLNYFFGGPAFLAWARMGNLHAWGGPLSQNWLNIQLALQKQILSRMQELGMTPVLPSFSGNVPAALKKIFPSANITRLGDWNTVSGDRRWCCTFLLAPSDPLFIEIGEAFIRKQIEEYGDITNIYNCDTFNENTPPTDDPTYISSLGSAVYKAMSKANNNAVWLMQGWLFYSDSKYWKPPQMEALLHSVPRGKMIVLDLFADVKPVWKSSSQFYGTPYIWCMLHNFGGNIEMYGVLDAVASGPIDARTSENSTMVGVGMCMEGIEHNPVVYELMPEMAFRGANFQLQGWLKSYSRRRYGKVNDQIDAAWEILYHTIYNCTDGIAFHNTDYIVKFPDWDPSGKTGTDISGTDISSQNGMQKLAGFQWNRRFLFSEKGSSLPKPHLWYSTEDVIKALKLFLAAGKELSGSLTYRYDLVDLTRQSLSKLANQVYLDAISAFRHEDAKALSLHSQKFLQLIKDIDILLATDDNFLLGTWLESAKILAMNSDEMKQYEWNARTQITMWYDNTKYNQSHLHDYANKFWSGLLGAYYLPRASMYFKLLSKSLEEKVDFNLLEWRKEWIAYSNKWQESTELYPVKAQGVALAFATALFEKYFS